From Meiothermus sp., a single genomic window includes:
- a CDS encoding sulfite exporter TauE/SafE family protein: MPLATALLRAGLGYGSRVDLNPPSWALALLAAWLVGASKTGLSGAVTIAVVLFASILPAREATGALLPVLIFADFIAVSMLRKNVRWQQLLRIFPWTAVGVGLGTVMLYFSNDAQVQRVIGAIIVGMTTYQLYRKARRLNDVTLSAHPAFAPTMGVAAGFTTMVANAAGPFVLIYMLAMRMGKLEVVGSIAWYFLVVNLFKVPFAVGLGLITWKSLTFNLWLLPAVGLGAWAGRRLLDYLHQDTFEWMALTLAWLGGLRLLLA, translated from the coding sequence ATGCCCTTGGCTACTGCCCTCCTCCGGGCCGGGTTGGGGTATGGTAGCCGGGTGGATCTGAATCCTCCCTCCTGGGCCCTGGCCCTCCTGGCTGCGTGGCTGGTGGGTGCTTCCAAGACCGGGCTATCGGGGGCCGTGACGATAGCGGTGGTCTTGTTTGCCAGCATCCTGCCAGCCCGCGAGGCTACGGGCGCTTTGTTGCCGGTGCTCATTTTTGCCGACTTCATTGCGGTGAGTATGCTGCGCAAAAATGTGCGCTGGCAGCAACTCCTACGCATTTTTCCCTGGACTGCGGTGGGGGTGGGCCTGGGTACGGTGATGCTCTACTTCAGCAACGACGCGCAGGTGCAGCGGGTGATCGGGGCCATTATCGTGGGCATGACCACGTATCAGCTCTACCGCAAGGCCCGGCGTCTCAATGACGTGACCCTCTCGGCACATCCGGCATTTGCCCCCACCATGGGGGTGGCCGCCGGTTTTACCACCATGGTGGCCAATGCAGCGGGGCCTTTTGTGCTGATCTACATGCTGGCCATGCGGATGGGGAAGCTCGAGGTGGTGGGCAGCATCGCCTGGTACTTCCTGGTGGTCAACCTATTCAAGGTGCCCTTTGCGGTGGGGCTGGGGCTCATTACCTGGAAGTCGCTCACCTTCAATCTGTGGCTCTTGCCTGCTGTGGGGCTGGGGGCCTGGGCAGGCCGGCGCCTCCTGGACTACCTCCATCAGGACACCTTTGAGTGGATGGCCCTCACGCTGGCCTGGCTGGGTGGGCTTCGTTTGCTACTGGCCTGA
- the recF gene encoding DNA replication/repair protein RecF (All proteins in this family for which functions are known are DNA-binding proteins that assist the filamentation of RecA onto DNA for the initiation of recombination or recombinational repair.), producing MRLLRLRQKNFRNLSTPLFAPGAGLTTIVGGNAQGKTNLLEAIELALGGELRNGTTERIAFGQSEAWVHAEIETQFGNSRLEVRLSREGREHKLNEAPASLRELAQLPGAVLLGPDDLELVLGPPEERRRFLDVLLSRFSARYRTMLGQYSRALQQRNALLKSSFRPSKEERQPRSIQASIGIWNQELVKYGSEILSLRRRMLSKLSPLAREAYRELAPGELSLELSETTDPERFLQALEDNLPDDLQRGATSVGPHRDDLTLLLSGREAARFASRGECRSIALALRLAEHRLLWSHYEEAPLLLVDEWNTELDARRRGALLAYAQSLPQAILAGLETPGAGAIIEIEAGVWR from the coding sequence GTGCGTCTGTTGCGGTTGCGGCAAAAAAACTTCAGGAACCTCTCCACCCCGCTCTTTGCGCCGGGGGCGGGCCTGACCACCATTGTGGGGGGTAACGCCCAGGGCAAGACCAACCTGCTCGAGGCCATCGAACTGGCCCTGGGGGGTGAGCTACGCAACGGCACGACCGAGCGCATCGCCTTTGGCCAGAGCGAGGCCTGGGTGCACGCCGAGATCGAGACCCAGTTCGGCAATAGCCGCCTGGAGGTGCGGCTCAGCCGCGAGGGCCGCGAGCACAAGCTCAACGAGGCCCCGGCCTCGCTACGGGAGCTCGCCCAACTGCCGGGTGCGGTGCTGCTGGGCCCCGACGACCTCGAGCTAGTGCTGGGGCCGCCGGAAGAACGCCGCCGTTTTCTGGATGTGCTGCTCTCGCGCTTCTCGGCCCGCTACCGCACCATGCTGGGTCAGTACAGCCGGGCCTTGCAGCAGCGCAATGCCCTTTTGAAAAGCAGCTTTCGCCCGTCCAAAGAAGAGCGCCAGCCCCGCTCCATACAAGCTTCCATCGGCATCTGGAACCAGGAGTTGGTCAAGTACGGCAGCGAGATTCTCAGCTTGCGCCGGCGGATGCTCTCTAAGCTTTCCCCCCTGGCCCGCGAAGCCTACCGCGAGCTCGCCCCCGGCGAGCTGAGCCTTGAACTATCGGAGACCACCGACCCCGAGCGCTTTTTGCAAGCCCTGGAGGACAACCTGCCCGACGACCTCCAGCGCGGTGCAACCAGCGTGGGGCCCCACCGCGACGACCTGACCCTTCTGCTCTCGGGCCGCGAGGCAGCCAGGTTCGCGAGCCGGGGGGAGTGCCGCAGCATTGCCCTGGCCCTGCGCCTGGCCGAGCACCGCCTGCTCTGGTCTCACTACGAGGAGGCCCCGCTGTTGCTGGTAGACGAATGGAACACCGAGCTCGATGCCCGCCGCCGGGGGGCCCTGCTGGCTTACGCCCAGAGCCTGCCCCAGGCCATTCTGGCGGGCCTGGAAACCCCAGGTGCAGGAGCGATCATCGAGATTGAGGCGGGGGTGTGGCGCTAA
- a CDS encoding DMT family transporter, whose translation MSAELAAVSFALLSAISWGAGDFSGGVASRRLNPYLIALLVHATGFLLFVGLALLRAEAFQPQDIPWSLAAGAAGCVGLVFLYRAFEAGQMGLAAPMAGVVGAALAALVGFGLEGLPTPLQLLGFAVGLLGVWLASRPEGSVGPARGLVYAFLAGFGFGGYFAFIHQVEGLFWPSAVAKLVATTLMLGLTFWLGLLRREAKLFASLGLVGLAGVLDAGGNVFFLVAAQTGRLDVAAVISSLYPAFTALLAWGLLREHLSRGQTVGVLLSLAAIALIASG comes from the coding sequence ATGAGTGCTGAACTGGCCGCCGTTTCTTTTGCGTTGTTATCGGCCATCTCCTGGGGAGCAGGCGACTTTAGCGGGGGGGTGGCCTCCCGCAGGCTCAACCCCTACCTAATCGCCCTGCTAGTACATGCGACCGGGTTCCTGCTTTTTGTGGGGCTGGCTTTGCTACGAGCCGAGGCGTTTCAGCCGCAGGACATCCCCTGGAGCCTGGCCGCCGGGGCGGCGGGTTGTGTGGGGCTGGTGTTTTTGTACCGGGCCTTCGAGGCCGGGCAGATGGGGCTGGCGGCGCCCATGGCAGGGGTGGTGGGAGCGGCCCTGGCGGCTTTGGTGGGGTTTGGGCTCGAGGGCCTGCCGACCCCGTTGCAACTCCTGGGCTTTGCGGTGGGGCTTTTGGGGGTCTGGCTGGCGTCCCGCCCCGAAGGGAGCGTCGGCCCTGCGCGGGGCCTGGTCTATGCGTTTTTGGCCGGATTTGGCTTTGGCGGCTACTTCGCCTTTATTCACCAGGTGGAGGGCCTGTTCTGGCCCTCGGCTGTGGCTAAGCTGGTGGCGACCACCCTGATGCTCGGGCTGACCTTCTGGCTGGGCCTGCTGCGACGGGAGGCCAAGCTCTTCGCCAGCCTTGGCCTGGTGGGTCTGGCGGGGGTGCTGGATGCCGGGGGCAACGTGTTCTTCCTGGTGGCCGCCCAGACCGGTCGGCTGGACGTGGCTGCCGTCATTTCCTCGCTCTATCCGGCCTTCACCGCCCTGCTGGCCTGGGGCTTGCTGCGCGAGCACCTGAGCCGGGGCCAGACCGTGGGAGTGCTGCTCTCGCTGGCGGCCATTGCCCTGATTGCCTCCGGTTGA
- a CDS encoding GNAT family N-acetyltransferase, with translation MAFTIRPYAPADLLELYRICLLTGDSGADASHLYKDPDLLGHFYAAPYAVHEPDLTFVLTDQAGVCGYVLGCRDSEAFAAWMEAEWLPPLRQRYPLPPEGDTSKDAAMIRLIHKGYMPSSLTREYPAHLHIDLLPRAQGQGQGRKLMEVFLNRLRELGVPGVHLGVGRRNVGAVAFYERMGFVCLQTFPWGYEYGLKL, from the coding sequence ATGGCTTTTACCATCCGCCCCTATGCGCCCGCCGACCTGCTCGAGCTCTACCGGATCTGCCTGCTCACCGGCGACAGCGGGGCCGATGCCAGCCATCTCTATAAAGACCCCGACCTGCTGGGCCACTTTTACGCCGCGCCCTATGCGGTGCATGAACCCGATCTGACCTTTGTTCTCACCGACCAAGCGGGGGTGTGCGGCTATGTGCTGGGCTGCCGCGATTCGGAGGCGTTTGCTGCCTGGATGGAGGCCGAATGGCTGCCGCCGCTGCGGCAAAGGTATCCTCTGCCGCCTGAAGGGGATACTTCAAAAGATGCTGCCATGATTCGACTGATTCACAAAGGCTATATGCCCTCGAGCCTCACCCGCGAATACCCCGCCCACCTTCACATCGACCTTCTGCCCAGGGCCCAGGGCCAGGGCCAGGGCCGCAAGCTGATGGAGGTGTTCCTGAACCGTCTGCGCGAGCTGGGGGTTCCGGGCGTGCACCTGGGGGTAGGCCGCCGCAACGTAGGCGCAGTAGCCTTCTACGAGCGCATGGGGTTTGTGTGCCTGCAAACCTTTCCCTGGGGCTACGAGTACGGCCTGAAGCTGTAA